A segment of the Elaeis guineensis isolate ETL-2024a chromosome 6, EG11, whole genome shotgun sequence genome:
CCTGTGACAAATATGCAAAAGCTGTGAATGAGCTAGCTTTCAAGCTATTGGAACTGATTGCACTGACCTTGGGCTTGCCTGCCAAGCGATTGAATGGGTTCTTTAAAGATCAATCTAGCATCATCCGCCTCAATCGCTACCCTCCATGCCCCTCCCCTCACCTTGCCCTAGGCGTTGGCCGGCACAAGGATGGCGGAGCCCTCACCATCCTGGCTCAAGATGATGTCGGTGGGCTTGATGTTAAGAGACGGTCTGATGGTGAGTGGATCCGTGTCAAGCCAATTCCCAACTCTTATATCATCAATATTGGTGACACTTTTCAGGTGATCAAGCATCAAGATTTCGACTTTGtgttatttataatatttgactATGATGTCTAATATAATTTTCATGAAAAACTGAAGTCTAACAATGGTGATGATAGGTCTGGAGCAATGATAAATATGAGAGTGCCGAACACAGGGTGTCTGTGAACTCAGAGAGGGAGAGACTCTCTATTCCCTTCTTCTTCAATCCAGCACAATATGTGACAGTGCAGCCATTAGTGGAGCTTATAGATGAAAAGAATCCGGTTAAGTACAATGCATACAAGTGGGGGGAGTTCTATAAGACAAGGCAAAATGGCAACTTTAAGAAGCTGGAGGtggaaaatattcaaatttatcatTTCAAGAAGGCAGTATGATTTGCTCAAAAGTCTTCCTATGGAGATGATTGTTATCTGAGCCATACAAAGGAGTGTTATGTTGATATAAAACCTATTGCGTATTCCCAGTTACCAATGTAATCACTATGTCATACATGTATACAATAAAGAattatatatttacatatttatATCAGCAATCATGTGGCAAACAATAACCATCCGGTGCAAAACTAAAAATTATCATACCACATATATCATTAATGGCATCCACAAATCACTTTATTGTAAATGACTTAAGCATCACAAATATGGTGCCTCAGGCAATGATTTTAATTTGCCCTAATCTAAAGGCCTACCTGCATGCACTCTCATTGAACTTAAATCCTAGGATCCCAAATCTTAAGCTTTGGTACCACTTTTGTTATGCCCCAAACCAATCTCTTAGGTCAGCCATATGATACGGTCGCATGAACTCTAGAGTGATACATTAGAGATCATGCAAGGCCTATAAGATGAACAAAGTTTACAATAGTACCAGAATAattaaatcaatcataaaatttaacCATAATAGTACTCTAATTGAATAAATCCATCATTTTGAGTTTACTCGATTACAAAATTCAAATGGTCATCtagtatcagaaaaaaaaaaatcaactctcTAACTAATAATTTCATCTCATTTGAACTCCATGCTCAACTTATCTGCGACCAAACATTTTGGAATTCTGAAAGGAATAGGAGAAAGGTGGTGCAAGCTTTACAGCTTAATAAGAATCTACCTCACTAGCACTAATATAGATa
Coding sequences within it:
- the LOC105060008 gene encoding protein LATERAL BRANCHING OXIDOREDUCTASE 1, whose amino-acid sequence is MGTLVDPAFVQAPEHRPKSTGTEEAVGIPLIDLSPLLHSPIPATGSAATPAISSLLAEVEAACRDWGFFQVINHGVPSELLDNLMAASKGFFALPAEEKRRVRKDEVNPLGYFDTEHTKNVRDWKEVFDFTVQEPPVIPALAEPRTAEFLTFKNRWPEYPPGFGEACDKYAKAVNELAFKLLELIALTLGLPAKRLNGFFKDQSSIIRLNRYPPCPSPHLALGVGRHKDGGALTILAQDDVGGLDVKRRSDGEWIRVKPIPNSYIINIGDTFQVWSNDKYESAEHRVSVNSERERLSIPFFFNPAQYVTVQPLVELIDEKNPVKYNAYKWGEFYKTRQNGNFKKLEVENIQIYHFKKAV